From Amycolatopsis sp. YIM 10, the proteins below share one genomic window:
- the ilvA gene encoding threonine ammonia-lyase IlvA, which translates to MQGVRTAEVSAELVDQAAERLAGVVTRTPLEPSSRLSAQMNARVWLKREDLQTVRSYKVRGAYNFIVQLDEAVRTRGVVCASAGNHAQGVAYACRRLGANGRVFVPRTTPRQKRERIATLGGAHVEVIVTGDSYEDASAEAKREAERTGATLVPAFDDPRTVAGQGTVAREIVAQLGFAPDVLVVPVGGGGLLAGIVSWMRERHPSTRIVGVEPAGAACLAAALEAGGPVRIDTVDSFVDGAAVAIAGSVTYPLIRDSGAELTTVEEGGVCTEMLELYQSDGIIAEPAGALASAALGATVEIGAQETVVCVVSGGNNDVSRYSEILERSLVHKGLKHYFLVGFPQEPGALRRFLDEVLGPEDDITLFEYVKRNSRETGPALIGIEIERPADLPGLLDRLEASPLQVERVEPGSPLFHFLL; encoded by the coding sequence ATGCAGGGCGTACGCACGGCGGAGGTAAGCGCGGAACTGGTCGACCAGGCCGCGGAACGACTGGCCGGGGTGGTCACCAGGACCCCGCTCGAACCCAGTTCCCGGCTCTCCGCGCAGATGAACGCCCGGGTCTGGCTCAAGCGCGAGGACCTCCAGACGGTCCGCTCCTACAAGGTCCGCGGTGCCTACAACTTCATCGTGCAGCTCGACGAGGCGGTCCGCACCCGCGGCGTGGTCTGCGCCAGCGCGGGCAACCACGCGCAGGGCGTCGCCTACGCGTGCCGCCGGCTCGGCGCCAACGGCCGCGTTTTTGTGCCCCGCACCACGCCGCGCCAGAAGCGCGAGCGGATCGCCACGCTCGGCGGCGCGCACGTCGAGGTCATCGTCACCGGCGACAGCTACGAGGACGCCTCCGCCGAGGCCAAGCGCGAGGCCGAGCGCACCGGCGCGACCCTGGTGCCCGCCTTCGACGACCCGCGCACGGTCGCCGGGCAGGGCACGGTCGCCCGCGAGATCGTCGCGCAGCTGGGCTTCGCGCCGGACGTGCTGGTGGTGCCGGTCGGCGGCGGCGGGCTGCTCGCCGGGATCGTCAGCTGGATGCGCGAACGCCATCCCTCGACCCGGATCGTCGGCGTCGAACCGGCCGGGGCCGCCTGCCTGGCCGCCGCGCTCGAAGCCGGTGGGCCGGTGCGGATCGACACGGTGGACTCGTTCGTCGACGGCGCCGCGGTGGCCATCGCCGGTTCGGTCACCTACCCGCTGATCCGCGACAGCGGTGCCGAGCTGACCACCGTCGAAGAGGGCGGGGTGTGCACCGAGATGCTGGAGCTGTACCAGTCCGACGGCATCATCGCCGAGCCCGCCGGCGCGCTGGCCAGCGCGGCGCTCGGGGCGACCGTCGAGATCGGTGCCCAGGAGACCGTGGTCTGCGTGGTCTCCGGCGGCAACAACGACGTCAGCCGGTACAGCGAGATCCTCGAGCGGTCACTGGTCCACAAGGGGCTCAAGCACTACTTCCTGGTCGGCTTCCCGCAGGAACCCGGCGCGCTGCGCCGCTTCCTCGACGAGGTGCTCGGCCCGGAGGACGACATCACCCTGTTCGAGTACGTCAAGCGCAACAGCCGGGAGACCGGCCCGGCGCTGATCGGGATCGAGATCGAGCGCCCAGCCGACCTGCCCGGCCTGCTGGACCGCCTCGAAGCCAGCCCGCTCCAGGTGGAACGGGTGGAACCGGGCAGCCCGTTGTTCCACTTCCTGCTTTAG